The Trichosurus vulpecula isolate mTriVul1 chromosome 3, mTriVul1.pri, whole genome shotgun sequence genome includes a window with the following:
- the NKX2-8 gene encoding homeobox protein Nkx-2.8 — MRTRLCQRRRRKRVLVKAGGMGNRGGGRVVDHRLPPKMLFTVAVFPAAPQHPFAHPLQASTAMGTSGRISFTVRSLLDLPEQDAQHLRRRDPEPPTHRRPGPYSEWMEADRSHYPSSDESSPETGPSDSVPRLRPLPPVELPGSDSEKRKKRRVLFSKAQTLELERRFRQQRYLSAPEREQLARLLSLTPTQVKIWFQNHRYKMKRARGQGPLGPVCAADLSPTPALIRRVVVPVLVGDRKPCQGCEHSLAAAPDKPSLTQAAPASACVLQGYPPFPTSSTAALSLFQANQHLAHPTLVSWNW; from the exons ATGAGGACCAGACTGTGTCAGCGGAGGAGAAGGAAGCGGGTATTAGTGAAGGCTGGGGGGATGGGGAATAGAGGAGGTGGGCGGGTAGTGGACCATCGCTTGCCACCCAAGATGTTATTCACTG TAGCCGTGTTTCCAGCTGCCCCGCAGCACCCTTTCGCCCACCCTTTGCAGGCCAGTACAGCCATGGGCACATCTGGACGTATTAGCTTCACTGTGCGCAGCCTCCTGGATTTACCAGAACAAGATGCACAACACCTGCGGAGGCGGGACCCAGAACCGCCAACCCATCGCCGCCCCGGCCCTTACTCCGAGTGGATGGAGGCTGACCGGAGTCACTACCCCT CTTCAGACGAGAGTAGCCCAGAGACCGGCCCTTCAGATTCCGTGCCGCGGCTGCGGCCCCTACCTCCTGTAGAGTTGCCTGGCTCCGACtctgagaagaggaagaagagacggGTGCTGTTCTCCAAGGCTCAGACTCTGGAGCTGGAGCGGCGCTTCCGGCAGCAACGTTACCTCTCGGCTCCAGAGAGGGAACAGCTGGCTCGGCTTTTGAGCCTGACGCCTACTCAGGTGAAAATCTGGTTCCAGAACCACCGCTACAAGATGAAGCGTGCCCGGGGTCAAGGGCCTCTGGGTCCTGTCTGTGCCGCAGATCTGAGCCCAACTCCTGCGCTGATACGCCGAGTGGTAGTCCCGGTGCTGGTCGGTGACCGAAAGCCTTGCCAAGGTTGCGAACATAGTTTAGCGGCAGCTCCGGACAAGCCAAGTTTGACTCAAGCTGCCCCTGCCTCCGCTTGCGTCCTTCAGGGCTACCCTCCTTTCCCCACCAGTTCCACCGCTGCACTCAGTCTCTTTCAGGCTAATCAGCACTTAGCGCACCCGACACTAGTCTCTTGGAACTGGTGA